Genomic DNA from Vibrio tubiashii ATCC 19109:
TTGCTAGAGTCGAACTCGTATGGCTACGACGTGTTAGAGAGTATTGTTCAGAAAGTACAAGATGATATTCAGATGCAGCCTAAACCGAAGTTGCAGCGTTCGCGCAGTGTAGGACGCGACTCTGATAAGTATTTTGACCGAATAGCCGCGATTGAATATACCTTGGCGCACGATGATGGAATTACCCTAAAAGGGCTCGAAGAGGCGGACATCATCTTACTGGGGGTTTCTCGAAGCGGGAAGACACCGACCAGTTTATATATGGCGATGCAGTTTGGTTTGCGCGTGGTCAATTATCCATTTATCGATGATGACTTGAAGCGCATGAGGCTATTGCCCGAGTTTGAGATTCATCGCCACAAGTTATTTGGTTTGACCATCAATCCAGAGAGATTGACTGAGATACGTGAAAATCGATTAGCCGGTAGTGAATACGCCAGTAATGAGCAATGTTTACACGAGCTGCAAACGGTAGAGTCTTTGTTCCGCCGTGAGGCGATTCCATATATCAATACCTCTTCCCTTTCTGTCGAAGAGATCTCGACGAGGGTGTTAGAGAAAACAGGGCTAAGAAGAAGACTTCTATAGCGATTACTCTCGTTGTCGAATAGTGCGAAGGTGTTGATCTAAATACTGTTTTAGTTCATGCCTTTGCTCTAATTTACGTGATATAAGCATGTGGAATTTGTGTGGTTTCATTTCAGGAACGGCGACAGAAACTAATTCATCCGTTATTAGGTCTATCCCCCACATCTCCTTTATCGCGTGCAGAATCTCTGCCCAGTTTAGGTAAATGTCGCACTTTCCCTGTCTCACTTGCTCAAGGCAATCATGAACGGAATGACCAACGCGCGTAATGTTACTCAGTTGGAAATCGGAATAGTTATATCCGTGGTTGCCACAGACTCGGTATTGGGCAAGATCTTTGACATTTGAGATCACCAGACCATTGGGAAAACGTTCTGTTGAGTAGACATAATGTGGGGTAATGGCGTAATACCAGTCTGTGTAGAGGTAATCTTTATCTCTTCGTACAT
This window encodes:
- a CDS encoding substrate-binding periplasmic protein yields the protein MVRITDPLIIVLSLLLSFGGLAAPQDNLPHIRVCGDAIDWPPYTYVLNDKARGYDVDILEEVFTKQGLSYDITMTSWSRCLRGAKNGEFDLALSASFNVRRDKDYLYTDWYYAITPHYVYSTERFPNGLVISNVKDLAQYRVCGNHGYNYSDFQLSNITRVGHSVHDCLEQVRQGKCDIYLNWAEILHAIKEMWGIDLITDELVSVAVPEMKPHKFHMLISRKLEQRHELKQYLDQHLRTIRQRE
- the ppsR gene encoding posphoenolpyruvate synthetase regulatory kinase/phosphorylase PpsR, which produces MQIDIQSRDVFYVSDGTAITCETLGHVVLGQFPFKANEKTFPFIESEDKLSDLIKEIETSYQRSGIKPLVFFSIVIPEFRQRLLESNSYGYDVLESIVQKVQDDIQMQPKPKLQRSRSVGRDSDKYFDRIAAIEYTLAHDDGITLKGLEEADIILLGVSRSGKTPTSLYMAMQFGLRVVNYPFIDDDLKRMRLLPEFEIHRHKLFGLTINPERLTEIRENRLAGSEYASNEQCLHELQTVESLFRREAIPYINTSSLSVEEISTRVLEKTGLRRRLL